One window of Quercus robur chromosome 5, dhQueRobu3.1, whole genome shotgun sequence genomic DNA carries:
- the LOC126724811 gene encoding uncharacterized protein LOC126724811, with protein sequence MYAHYNYRLKERVKRKKFNFDPIDYASINKIEFWVVEDEEPPFLNHKELENALYEEGAYPIEEGSSSHVQGDMDNEVIEDDDINLESFGDERDAPPKFRDKNHPIEVEDEDEENEDEDDNNDASGGGAFGSHDDINFNYLYDN encoded by the exons ATGTATGCTCATTATAACTACCGATTGAAAGAAAG AGTCAAAAGGAAGAAGTTCAATTTTGATCCTATTGATTATGCAAGTAtcaataaaattgaattttgggtAGTAGAAGATGAGGAACCTCCATTTCTTAATCATAAGGAGTTAGAGAATGCATTATATGAAGAGGGAGCATATCCAATTGAAGAAGGGTCTTCTAGCCATGTACAAGGAG ATATGGACAATGAAGTGATTGAGGATGATGACATTAATTTGGAATCATTTGGTGATGAACGTGATGCTCCTCCcaaatttagagataaaaatcATCCTATTgaagttgaagatgaagatgaagaaaatgaggatgaggatgataaTAATGATGCTAGTGGTGGTGGAGCATTTGGTTCACATGATgatattaatttcaattatcTTTATGACAATTGA
- the LOC126725454 gene encoding uncharacterized protein LOC126725454, translating into MVACSLKLLSGMESIFVPSNEHASIIESNANTSSEISKSKEQEKQDQETSNYSPLEESPEFEDVQEVTPIGRSRSLGRGNRSGLSSLPQRSNLGKTMIGDIGNYFALKTTPRAQPYIRSVFACKEKKMRVEMVLARWMYDACILINVVNSSYYQLMLNVVAAYGPRYRGPNYHALRDAITLSNLFDEIVTWVGPTNIVHLVTNNFANYVTTGRIFCAKYRNISWSPSAAHYLDLILKDIGKIDHLDKLAKHASKITMFIYNHVALQAWLRTRKNWTEIVHPGPTRLATTFIALGSLKEHKHGSQALVTSKFYVESRYVKDKKAITVLKIIIDNQFWNDCQVIVHIVSPLIRLLRIVDSNEKPAMGYVYDGMYRAIDGIKKKFKNKKRLWEPYVNIIKDRWNIQFYRDIHVVAYWLNSAFQYDSSTLNKRLETQSTMTDVIESKVSSGRIRLVEELKQFRDYEQTFGAKLAQELAKTSQLGKILLL; encoded by the exons ATGGTTGCTTGCAGTCTGAAATTGTTGAGTGGAATGGAGTCCATCTTTGTGCCATCTAATGAACATGCTTCTATAATCGAGTCTAATGCTAATACTTCATCT gaaattTCTAAGTctaaagaacaagaaaaacaGGATCAAGAAACATCTAATTATTCGCCATTAGAAGAATCGCCAGAATTTGAAGATGTCCAAGAAGTTACTCCTATTGGTAGGAGCAGGAGTTTAGGTAGGGGAAATAGAAGTGGTCTTAGTAGTCTACCACAAAGATCCAATCTTGGCAAGACAATGATTGGTGACATTGGCAATTACTTCGCTCTTAAAACAACACCGAGAGCTCAACCTTATATTAGAAGTGTGTTCGCttgcaaagaaaagaagatgaggGTTGAAATGGTTCTAGCAAGATGGATGTATGATGCTTGCATTCTAATTAATGTTGTGAATTCTAGTTATTATCAACTTATGTTGAATGTTGTAGCTGCTTATGGTCCTAGATATAGAGGCCCAAATTATCATGCTCTTCGA GATGCTATTACTTTGAGTAACTTGTTTGATGAAATTGTTACTTGGGTTGGTCCTACAAATATTGTACATTTGGTTACTAACAATTTTGCAAATTATGTAACTACTGGAAGaattttttgtgcaaaatatAGGAACATTAGTTGGTCACCTTCTGCAGCACATTATCTAGACCTAATTTTAAAGGATATTGGGAAAATAGATCATTTAGATAAACTTGCAAAGCATGCATCCAAAATCACAATGTTCATCTATAACCATGTGGCTTTGCAAGCTTGGTTGAGGACTAGAAAAAATTGGACAGAAATTGTGCATCCAGGGCCAACTAGACTTGCTACTACTTTCATTGCCTTAGGGAGCCTTAAGGAACATAAGCATGGCTCACAGGCATTGGTGACAAGCAAATTTTATGTTGAATCAAGATATGTAAAAGATAAGAAAGCAATAACAGTGTTGAAAATCATTATTGACAATCAATTTTGGAATGATTGTCAAGTAATTGTGCATATTGTATCACCACTGATTCGTTTATTACGCATTGTTGATTCTAATGAAAAACCAGCTATGGGATATGTTTATGATGGCATGTATAGAGCAATTGAtggaatcaaaaaaaaattcaagaataagaaGAGATTATGGGAGCCTTATGTTAATATTATCAAGGATCGTTGGAATATTCAATTCTATAGAGATATTCATGTTGTAGCTTATTGGTTGAATTCTGCATTCCAATATGACTCATCCACTCTTAACAAAAGGCTAGAGACACAATCTACTATGACAGATGTTATTGAATCAAAAGTTTCAAGTGGTCGAATCAGGTTGGTGGAGGAATTAAAGCAATTTCGAGACTATGAACAAACTTTTGGAGCTAAACTTGCTCAAGAATTAGCCAAGACATCTCAGTTAGGTAAGATATTGTTACTTTag